In Sphingobacterium zeae, one genomic interval encodes:
- a CDS encoding gamma-glutamyltransferase family protein yields the protein MKRTSSLLMTTLFGLLTTGTPMLSSAQRTQKPPLHGKHWMAITGKPLAATAGAQLFQQGGNAVDAACAMLAATCTMWDVLSWGGEMQALIYHPKLKKVIAINALGVAPSGATVDFFRSKGYEFPPEYGPLAAVTPGTPGGLCYMLAHYGTKSLAEVLAPALEMAAGYPIDAQTATSIERGKERIKEWPYSKKVFLVHEGKSWEAPEAGEVFVQQDLHKTLSKLIEAEKKALAAGKDRKAAIMAAYDRFYTGDIADEFVRGSKEQGGLITKADLANWKPIEEEPLHVNYKGVDVYKLQEWTQGPAMLQSLQMLKNFDLKAMGYNSASYIHTLYQVMNLAFADRDFYYGDPYGKPKTPIQGLLNESYAKTRAATIDLKQNNPNVLPGDPYPYEGKQNPYLSLLEQRKKEFTPHTELKNDFVPKHDARSSSSVKDLSAAALMASLSVDSAYMDRLLRGTTSVEAADEEGWVVSITPSGGWLPACIAGNTGVGMSQRLQSFVLDSLINPFNVVEPGKRPRVTLTPSMALKNGKSYLSFAVQGGDTQDQNQLQFFLNMVEFGMTPQQASEAANINSNQLWLSLGGTKTDDRKPRSGSLLLDKNTAPAIIEQLKSMGYSIQLGERTSGPINAIYFDQQHHTLWGGSSNNGEDYGIGW from the coding sequence CTTGGCGGCAACAGCGGGTGCCCAGCTATTCCAACAAGGCGGAAATGCGGTGGACGCTGCTTGTGCCATGCTCGCAGCAACTTGCACCATGTGGGATGTACTGAGTTGGGGCGGAGAGATGCAAGCGTTAATTTATCATCCGAAACTAAAGAAGGTCATTGCGATAAATGCCTTGGGCGTAGCACCCAGTGGAGCGACAGTCGATTTTTTTAGGTCAAAGGGCTACGAATTTCCACCAGAATATGGTCCTCTTGCTGCTGTCACGCCAGGTACACCCGGCGGATTGTGCTATATGTTGGCTCATTATGGAACGAAAAGTTTAGCAGAAGTATTAGCTCCTGCTCTTGAAATGGCTGCAGGGTACCCGATTGACGCGCAAACTGCAACGAGTATTGAACGTGGCAAAGAGCGCATTAAAGAATGGCCATACAGTAAAAAGGTATTTTTAGTACATGAAGGGAAATCCTGGGAAGCTCCCGAAGCGGGAGAGGTTTTTGTGCAGCAGGATCTGCATAAGACCCTGTCCAAATTGATAGAAGCGGAAAAGAAGGCTCTTGCAGCGGGTAAAGATCGGAAGGCAGCAATCATGGCTGCTTATGATCGGTTTTACACCGGCGATATTGCAGATGAATTTGTCCGTGGCAGTAAGGAGCAAGGAGGCTTAATCACGAAAGCAGACCTAGCCAATTGGAAACCTATTGAGGAGGAACCATTGCATGTCAATTATAAGGGCGTTGACGTGTATAAATTACAAGAATGGACGCAAGGTCCAGCCATGCTGCAGAGTCTGCAGATGCTGAAAAACTTTGATCTAAAGGCAATGGGCTATAATTCTGCTTCTTATATTCATACACTCTATCAGGTGATGAACTTGGCCTTTGCTGATCGGGATTTTTATTACGGTGATCCCTACGGTAAACCTAAGACACCAATTCAAGGCCTTTTGAATGAGTCCTATGCTAAGACTAGGGCCGCAACCATTGATCTTAAGCAAAATAACCCGAATGTACTTCCCGGAGACCCTTATCCATACGAAGGTAAGCAGAATCCGTATCTTTCGTTACTGGAGCAGCGTAAGAAAGAGTTTACGCCACATACGGAGCTGAAAAATGATTTTGTCCCTAAACATGACGCACGCTCAAGTTCGTCTGTGAAGGACTTGTCGGCGGCGGCGCTTATGGCTTCGCTATCCGTTGATAGTGCATATATGGACCGCTTATTACGGGGAACCACCAGCGTTGAAGCTGCGGATGAAGAGGGTTGGGTCGTTTCCATTACGCCAAGTGGCGGCTGGCTACCCGCCTGTATCGCAGGTAATACCGGAGTGGGTATGAGTCAGCGTTTGCAGAGTTTTGTCTTAGATTCACTGATTAACCCGTTCAATGTGGTCGAGCCCGGCAAAAGACCGCGTGTAACGCTTACACCTTCGATGGCGTTGAAAAACGGAAAATCTTACCTTTCTTTTGCCGTGCAGGGCGGAGATACACAAGATCAAAACCAACTGCAGTTTTTCTTGAATATGGTTGAGTTTGGTATGACGCCACAACAAGCCAGCGAGGCGGCCAATATCAATAGCAATCAGCTTTGGCTGTCGCTGGGTGGAACCAAGACCGATGATCGAAAACCGCGCTCAGGAAGCCTGCTATTGGATAAAAATACAGCACCAGCAATTATTGAGCAATTGAAGAGCATGGGCTACAGTATTCAGCTAGGCGAGCGTACCAGCGGACCTATCAACGCGATTTATTTCGACCAGCAACACCATACGCTTTGGGGCGGTAGTAGCAATAATGGAGAGGATTACGGCATCGGTTGGTAA
- a CDS encoding 2'-5' RNA ligase family protein yields the protein MEGSVNTYSFVFQPDEAGIVMVDGLKRRLRASLAELFPDENKGWYTSCNAKAHVTICAFKAEESKLARAIEALQETLVYERSQYVYFDHFSSFSGGAFFIAPTVHARSYLKDRARKVVQTLTEFDLIDISDEPHISIGRQLEPEWLEIAKQQFRSVDLSFMCKGVHVREFKSDLGQYETIDFIPFGNQSKENSGQLAFKF from the coding sequence ATGGAGGGTAGTGTCAATACATATTCGTTTGTTTTTCAACCTGATGAAGCTGGTATTGTTATGGTGGATGGTTTGAAGCGACGGTTACGTGCGTCGTTGGCCGAACTATTTCCCGACGAAAACAAAGGCTGGTATACCAGTTGTAATGCCAAAGCCCATGTCACAATATGTGCTTTCAAAGCCGAGGAGAGTAAACTGGCCAGGGCGATTGAGGCTTTGCAGGAAACCTTGGTGTACGAACGAAGCCAATATGTTTACTTTGATCATTTTTCGTCGTTTTCTGGAGGAGCTTTTTTTATTGCGCCGACGGTACATGCGCGCAGTTACCTTAAGGATCGCGCGAGAAAGGTTGTTCAGACCTTAACGGAGTTTGATTTGATTGATATTAGCGACGAACCTCATATCTCAATCGGGCGGCAGCTTGAGCCAGAATGGCTGGAGATCGCCAAGCAGCAATTCAGATCAGTTGACCTAAGCTTTATGTGCAAGGGTGTGCATGTGCGCGAGTTTAAATCGGATTTAGGCCAGTACGAAACCATAGATTTTATACCATTTGGCAACCAGTCAAAAGAGAATTCTGGCCAGCTCGCATTTAAATTCTAA
- a CDS encoding Nramp family divalent metal transporter, with protein sequence MHYDESHHKSLSDIHESVDVNKGKSKFKKILSFFGPAYLISVGYMDPGNWATDLAGGSQFGYTLIWVLLMSNIMALVLQNLCARLGIVRGKDLAQCNRETYPKRMNFVLYVLAEIAIAACDLAEVLGMAIGLNLLFGIDLIWGVMISFADTFLLLYLQKLGMRKMELFIIGLIALIGMCFMVEMFLAKPDFAEVATGFIPSIPNSAALYIAIGIIGATVMPHNLYLHSALVQTRKIDRDDSSIRKSLKYNFWDSAIALNLAFLVNAAILILAASVFHKNGRHDVAELEDAYHLLGNLLGTEWASKLFAVALILAGQSSTVTGTLAGQIVMEGYLRLRISPTLRRIITRLLAIIPAILVILISGEGRVGQLLIFSQVILSMQLAFAVIPLIHFVSDKVTMGDFAIKPLTKAVAWLIAAIIAVLNLKLVYDEVVGWIGEANNIVVTVILIMGAAGLFALLVMTVLYPILLKSKTMNLEVHPPFEALHVEHKSSFKKVVIALDFSSSDQKIIQYALQLSHKDTAFVLVHIVESASVKYTGESTDDFESRQDLERLKLYADFLVSKGYQTEYELGYNNRIKSIAAVCEKYAADLLVVGSHGHSGLKDFIFGETVNKLRHAVKVPVFIAK encoded by the coding sequence ATGCATTACGACGAATCCCATCATAAATCCCTTTCTGATATCCACGAAAGTGTAGATGTCAATAAAGGAAAATCCAAATTTAAAAAGATACTTAGTTTCTTTGGGCCTGCTTATCTCATTAGCGTAGGATATATGGATCCAGGTAACTGGGCAACGGATCTTGCCGGCGGGAGCCAATTTGGCTATACCCTGATCTGGGTTTTACTGATGAGTAATATCATGGCTTTAGTGCTCCAGAATTTATGTGCACGGCTCGGTATTGTGCGCGGCAAAGATCTTGCGCAGTGTAATCGGGAGACCTATCCTAAGCGGATGAATTTTGTATTGTATGTGCTCGCGGAAATTGCCATCGCAGCCTGTGACCTGGCCGAAGTGCTCGGTATGGCCATCGGTCTTAACCTCCTTTTTGGTATTGATCTGATCTGGGGTGTCATGATCAGTTTTGCAGATACTTTCTTATTGCTCTATCTCCAAAAGCTGGGGATGCGAAAAATGGAACTTTTTATCATTGGACTGATTGCACTTATTGGCATGTGCTTTATGGTGGAAATGTTTTTGGCTAAGCCAGATTTTGCAGAAGTGGCCACCGGATTTATACCCAGTATCCCCAATAGTGCCGCACTCTACATTGCTATAGGTATTATCGGTGCGACGGTCATGCCGCATAATCTGTATCTGCATTCGGCTCTTGTGCAGACGCGCAAAATTGATCGCGATGACAGCTCCATCCGAAAATCGCTCAAGTATAATTTTTGGGATAGTGCTATTGCTTTAAATCTGGCCTTTCTCGTGAATGCGGCGATTTTGATCCTTGCAGCATCTGTTTTTCATAAGAATGGTAGGCATGACGTGGCCGAACTCGAAGATGCGTATCATCTATTGGGCAATCTTCTTGGAACGGAATGGGCATCGAAATTGTTTGCTGTTGCCTTGATTCTCGCCGGGCAGAGCTCGACCGTGACGGGTACATTAGCTGGCCAGATTGTCATGGAGGGATATTTACGCTTGCGTATCAGCCCGACCTTACGGAGGATTATCACCCGGCTGTTGGCCATTATACCGGCGATATTGGTTATCCTGATTTCCGGCGAAGGCCGCGTGGGGCAGCTCCTCATCTTTAGCCAGGTCATATTAAGTATGCAACTCGCCTTTGCAGTTATTCCGTTGATCCATTTTGTTAGCGATAAAGTAACCATGGGCGACTTTGCCATCAAGCCGTTAACAAAGGCAGTGGCCTGGCTGATTGCTGCCATTATCGCTGTGCTGAATCTGAAATTGGTGTATGACGAAGTGGTCGGCTGGATTGGCGAAGCTAATAATATTGTAGTAACGGTGATACTGATAATGGGCGCCGCAGGGTTGTTCGCTTTGCTAGTCATGACGGTATTATATCCAATTTTACTAAAATCTAAAACGATGAATCTGGAGGTCCATCCTCCATTTGAGGCGCTGCATGTTGAACATAAAAGCTCCTTCAAGAAGGTGGTTATTGCGCTGGACTTCTCCAGTTCGGATCAGAAGATCATTCAATATGCTTTGCAGCTATCTCATAAAGACACCGCGTTTGTCTTGGTACATATTGTTGAGAGCGCCTCCGTAAAATATACCGGAGAGTCGACAGATGATTTTGAATCGCGTCAGGACTTAGAGCGTCTGAAGTTGTATGCTGACTTTCTCGTATCAAAAGGGTATCAGACGGAATACGAATTGGGGTATAATAACCGGATTAAGAGTATCGCAGCAGTTTGCGAAAAATATGCGGCTGATCTGTTGGTGGTCGGCAGTCATGGGCACAGCGGTTTGAAGGATTTTATTTTTGGGGAGACGGTCAACAAGCTGCGACATGCAGTAAAAGTACCTGTTTTTATTGCGAAATAG
- a CDS encoding amidophosphoribosyltransferase: MSDAIKHECGIALIRLLKPLSYYQEKYGTPFYGINKLYLLMEKQHNRGQDGAGIATIKFDVKPGNRYISRYRAMGSTAVADIFEYVQKKFASVQKAFPEESKDTQWLKDNVSFTGEVLLGHLRYGTHGKNSIESCHPFLRQNNWMSRNLVVAGNFNMTNVDELLQQLYELGQHPKEKADTVTVLEKIGHFLDDENQDLFDQFKKEGYSNVEISSLIAKNIDVSKILKRSAKTWDGGYTIAGIFGHGDAFVMRDPAGIRPAFYYQDEEILVVASERPVIQTAFNIPIGAVKEIKPGHALIAKKDGTVSQEMFRQPVEQRSCSFERIYFSRGSDADIYQERKELGRLLVPQVLESVKNNIKNTVFSFIPNTAEVSYYGLMDGINTYVRDFQKETLLNRSEKISDEELDEILSIKPRFEKLNVKDAKLRTFITQDADRTDMVQHVYDTTYGIVKDHEDTIVAIDDSIVRGTTLKQSILTILDRLNPKKIVIVSSAPQIRYPDCYGIDMSRMGEFVAFEAAINLLKQRGMAHVIDEVYQKCVLSMTQDVNEIENYVKAIYAPFTDEEISEEIARIVRPHHLKAELEVVYQTLDNLHQACPDHKGDWYFSGDYPTPGGNKVVNKAYMNWIEGKNVRAYFSN, translated from the coding sequence ATGAGCGACGCTATTAAACACGAGTGCGGAATCGCACTAATTCGCCTGTTAAAACCCTTATCTTATTATCAGGAAAAATATGGTACGCCATTTTATGGCATCAACAAATTGTACCTATTAATGGAAAAACAGCACAACCGTGGACAAGACGGGGCTGGGATTGCAACCATTAAATTTGATGTAAAACCTGGAAATCGTTACATTTCGCGTTACAGAGCTATGGGCTCAACTGCCGTGGCAGACATATTCGAATATGTGCAGAAAAAATTCGCTTCCGTTCAGAAAGCGTTTCCAGAGGAGTCAAAAGATACCCAATGGTTAAAAGATAATGTAAGTTTTACCGGAGAAGTACTTTTAGGACATTTGCGCTATGGAACACATGGCAAGAACAGTATCGAAAGCTGTCACCCGTTTTTAAGACAAAACAACTGGATGTCCCGTAATTTGGTTGTAGCAGGTAACTTCAACATGACCAATGTGGATGAGTTGTTGCAACAGTTATACGAGTTGGGACAGCATCCGAAAGAAAAGGCAGATACGGTGACTGTTTTGGAAAAAATCGGTCATTTCCTCGACGATGAAAATCAAGATCTATTTGACCAATTCAAAAAAGAAGGTTATTCTAATGTTGAAATCAGCTCGCTGATTGCTAAAAATATTGATGTATCAAAGATTTTGAAGCGTTCGGCCAAAACGTGGGATGGCGGTTACACCATAGCAGGTATCTTTGGCCATGGCGATGCGTTCGTTATGCGCGATCCGGCAGGTATTCGTCCGGCGTTTTATTACCAGGACGAGGAAATTCTGGTGGTCGCATCAGAAAGACCTGTTATCCAGACAGCATTCAATATCCCTATCGGTGCTGTGAAGGAAATTAAACCGGGTCATGCCCTGATTGCCAAAAAAGATGGGACCGTATCTCAAGAGATGTTTAGACAACCCGTAGAACAACGTTCTTGTTCTTTCGAAAGGATTTATTTCTCCCGTGGATCGGATGCTGATATCTATCAAGAACGTAAAGAATTGGGGAGATTACTGGTACCTCAGGTATTGGAATCTGTCAAAAATAATATCAAAAATACCGTATTCTCATTCATTCCGAATACTGCAGAAGTATCTTATTATGGCTTAATGGATGGTATTAATACTTATGTTCGTGATTTTCAAAAAGAGACTTTATTGAATCGTTCAGAAAAGATTTCTGATGAAGAATTGGATGAAATCTTGAGTATTAAACCTCGTTTTGAAAAGCTTAACGTGAAGGATGCTAAATTGCGTACATTCATTACGCAGGACGCAGACCGTACCGATATGGTGCAGCACGTTTATGATACCACCTACGGTATTGTGAAAGATCATGAAGATACGATTGTTGCCATTGATGACTCGATCGTTCGGGGAACAACACTGAAGCAAAGTATTCTAACTATCTTAGACCGTCTGAATCCGAAAAAGATTGTCATTGTTTCTTCGGCCCCGCAGATTCGTTATCCCGATTGTTATGGTATTGATATGTCACGTATGGGTGAATTTGTTGCATTCGAAGCAGCCATCAATCTCTTGAAACAACGTGGTATGGCACATGTTATCGATGAGGTTTATCAGAAGTGTGTGTTGTCGATGACGCAGGATGTCAACGAGATTGAAAATTATGTCAAAGCGATCTATGCGCCGTTTACCGATGAGGAGATCTCAGAAGAAATCGCTCGTATCGTCAGACCACACCACCTCAAAGCTGAACTGGAAGTGGTGTACCAAACCCTAGACAATTTACACCAAGCTTGCCCAGACCATAAGGGCGATTGGTATTTTTCAGGCGATTATCCTACACCTGGTGGAAACAAGGTGGTCAACAAAGCGTATATGAACTGGATTGAAGGAAAGAATGTGAGAGCATATTTCAGTAATTAA
- the dctA gene encoding C4-dicarboxylate transporter DctA, producing the protein MKHIFKSLYFQVVLGILLGIICGIYYPDFAVKLKPLGDAFIKLIKMVIAPLIFSSIVIGIAGMQDTKKVGKIGLTSIIYFEIMTTIALIIGLVFVNWIQPGTGMNADPASLDVSSVSHYISESKEPHSFMDFIIGIIPSNVIAAVASDNMLQVLVFAVLFGIGMTKIGEKASEPVLHVLQSFLKVLFSIIKMIMYLAPIGAMGAMGFTIGKFGIQALSKLGMLMVSFYLTCFIFVIIVIGGVLYFYLKVNVFKFLKYIKEEILIVLGTSSSESALPGIMQKMEDAGCAKPVVGLVIPTGYSFNLDGTSIYLTMAAVFISQALNMHLSLEQEITLLLVLLLTSKGAAGVTGSGFVTLAATLPVVGHVPVESVALIFGVDRFMSEARAITNLIGNSAATLVISKYENSLDEEILHEKLGSKR; encoded by the coding sequence ATGAAACATATTTTTAAGAGCCTCTATTTTCAAGTTGTGCTGGGTATACTGTTGGGTATCATCTGTGGAATCTATTACCCTGACTTTGCTGTTAAGCTAAAGCCGTTGGGCGATGCTTTCATAAAACTGATCAAGATGGTCATTGCGCCATTGATTTTCAGTTCCATTGTAATCGGTATCGCTGGAATGCAGGATACAAAAAAAGTGGGAAAAATCGGCCTGACTTCAATTATCTATTTCGAAATCATGACCACCATCGCCCTGATTATTGGTCTCGTCTTTGTCAATTGGATACAGCCGGGTACCGGGATGAATGCTGATCCGGCAAGTCTCGATGTCTCTTCGGTATCCCATTACATTTCAGAATCCAAAGAACCGCACAGCTTCATGGATTTCATCATAGGTATTATTCCAAGTAACGTCATCGCTGCAGTAGCTTCAGACAACATGTTGCAGGTGCTCGTGTTTGCAGTCCTTTTTGGTATTGGAATGACAAAAATAGGGGAGAAAGCGTCCGAGCCTGTACTCCATGTGTTGCAGTCGTTTCTAAAGGTCCTTTTTTCCATTATCAAAATGATCATGTATCTCGCTCCGATTGGAGCAATGGGAGCCATGGGCTTTACGATCGGTAAGTTTGGAATTCAGGCCTTGTCTAAACTGGGTATGTTGATGGTGAGCTTCTACCTGACCTGTTTCATTTTTGTGATTATCGTCATTGGAGGAGTATTGTATTTCTATCTCAAGGTAAACGTATTTAAGTTCTTAAAATATATTAAAGAGGAAATTCTGATTGTATTGGGTACTTCGTCCTCCGAGTCGGCATTGCCTGGTATCATGCAAAAGATGGAAGATGCCGGCTGTGCGAAACCTGTCGTCGGGCTAGTCATTCCTACGGGCTATTCTTTCAATCTGGATGGAACAAGTATCTATCTGACAATGGCTGCGGTCTTTATTTCACAGGCACTCAATATGCACCTTAGCTTGGAGCAGGAAATTACGCTATTGTTGGTCTTGCTGTTAACTTCCAAGGGAGCAGCCGGTGTTACTGGAAGTGGTTTTGTGACCCTTGCTGCAACATTACCTGTTGTTGGCCATGTGCCTGTAGAGTCGGTTGCGTTGATCTTTGGCGTAGACCGTTTTATGAGTGAAGCTCGGGCAATAACCAATTTAATCGGAAATTCAGCGGCAACACTGGTCATTTCGAAGTATGAAAACAGTTTGGACGAGGAGATCCTGCATGAAAAGCTAGGCTCAAAAAGATAA
- a CDS encoding tetratricopeptide repeat protein → MNLKSFKLGLFTGVFALVAFSANAQQPKQAEHSNANVRMGQKALLDGDFKNAESYLTKALPQEGKDPDVLYMLGYSQFQNGDYKKSAETFGKVVALNGKNANALYFKAKATNNLAVQSTNKASVANKEQLLKGAIEDYTKAIAITPNDSKFYQNRAIANRDLGILIGTAGTPNYNKAMATDAYNNAIKDYEKVLSFDSSKKDIQTEIKKAKVYRDNLK, encoded by the coding sequence ATGAATTTAAAATCATTTAAATTGGGTTTGTTTACTGGGGTTTTTGCCTTAGTTGCTTTTAGCGCAAATGCACAACAACCAAAACAGGCCGAACATAGCAACGCTAATGTGAGAATGGGGCAAAAAGCTCTTTTGGATGGTGATTTCAAGAATGCCGAGTCATACTTGACAAAAGCTCTGCCTCAAGAAGGAAAAGATCCGGATGTATTATATATGTTGGGTTATTCCCAGTTTCAAAATGGTGACTATAAGAAATCAGCAGAAACTTTTGGTAAAGTGGTTGCGTTAAATGGTAAAAATGCAAATGCTTTATATTTCAAAGCAAAAGCGACGAACAATCTTGCTGTTCAATCGACAAATAAAGCTTCTGTCGCGAATAAAGAGCAGTTGTTGAAAGGAGCTATCGAAGATTATACAAAGGCAATTGCCATTACACCAAACGATTCTAAATTCTATCAGAATAGAGCGATTGCTAATCGTGACTTAGGTATTTTGATTGGTACAGCGGGCACGCCAAACTATAATAAGGCGATGGCAACCGATGCTTATAATAATGCAATCAAAGATTACGAAAAAGTACTAAGCTTTGATTCGTCTAAAAAAGACATCCAAACCGAAATCAAAAAAGCAAAAGTATATAGAGATAATTTAAAATAG